One part of the Bacteroidia bacterium genome encodes these proteins:
- a CDS encoding DUF5723 family protein, giving the protein MNKSIYFFLLCCFLLLHFQLEAQTGVQLSNSPKISLGQWQQPAFLATDDFKHLSIGLGGAYDLASSSLSLGNWPLNDDFLDEGEKADILDDLGDDNRFNILAQGDLLVNFRIKKKPYSMGFRQRSLAYAGFGGKDIMGLILLGNAAYTGQRISSEDVLLSIQSYSELSFGTASKQGNWSYGGRIKLLLGNNYQSLDLREFSLFTEELGTAIEVQANFDLDRKAGEGAAGFGAGVDLGASYQINEKLMAQASLIDFGFISWSVEKNQNIVNTTYEGLLIEDIGNLDFSGENSIFSSDSLERLFFPDTVEVNSSNYLPGFAQIGLNYQLSNRSSLGVLFRYGFFQNSPMSNRLQFHTIFQHNINKWLKGGIHASFGGFEGIDAGLMLAGNIGLNKEQDLQLFLQSDKLLGLLLPDSGRGQGLQAGIIFRY; this is encoded by the coding sequence ATGAATAAGTCTATATATTTTTTCCTCCTTTGCTGCTTCCTCCTCCTCCATTTCCAATTGGAAGCACAAACAGGGGTTCAACTTAGCAACAGCCCCAAGATCAGTTTGGGTCAATGGCAGCAACCGGCCTTCCTGGCTACAGATGACTTCAAGCATCTGAGCATTGGTCTGGGGGGAGCATATGACCTGGCGTCCTCCAGTTTGAGTTTAGGAAATTGGCCGCTGAATGATGATTTCCTCGATGAAGGGGAAAAGGCTGATATTCTGGATGATTTGGGTGATGACAATCGTTTCAACATCTTGGCCCAGGGAGATCTTTTGGTGAATTTCCGAATCAAGAAAAAGCCGTATAGTATGGGCTTTCGTCAAAGAAGTCTGGCCTATGCCGGTTTTGGTGGAAAAGACATTATGGGCCTGATACTTTTGGGGAATGCAGCCTATACGGGTCAGAGAATAAGCAGCGAAGATGTTCTCTTGAGCATTCAATCCTATTCTGAGCTTTCTTTTGGAACTGCCAGCAAGCAAGGAAATTGGTCATACGGAGGAAGAATAAAATTACTGCTGGGGAATAACTATCAATCCCTGGACCTGCGGGAGTTTTCTCTTTTTACCGAGGAATTGGGAACAGCTATAGAAGTTCAGGCGAATTTTGACCTGGACCGTAAGGCTGGAGAGGGAGCAGCAGGATTTGGGGCAGGAGTAGACCTTGGCGCCAGTTATCAGATCAATGAGAAGCTCATGGCTCAGGCTTCATTGATTGATTTTGGTTTTATATCCTGGTCTGTGGAAAAGAATCAGAATATCGTAAATACTACCTATGAAGGATTGTTGATAGAAGACATTGGAAATCTCGACTTTTCCGGGGAAAACAGCATCTTTAGTTCGGACAGTCTGGAGCGATTATTCTTCCCGGATACCGTGGAGGTCAATAGTAGTAATTATCTTCCCGGCTTTGCTCAAATAGGCCTTAATTATCAGCTATCCAACCGTAGCAGCCTGGGGGTTTTGTTTCGATATGGTTTCTTCCAAAACTCGCCCATGAGCAATCGTTTACAGTTCCACACCATATTTCAACACAATATCAATAAGTGGTTAAAAGGTGGCATACATGCTTCATTTGGAGGATTTGAGGGGATCGATGCGGGGCTGATGTTGGCAGGAAATATAGGCCTGAATAAAGAGCAGGATTTACAGCTTTTTTTACAATCCGATAAACTTTTAGGACTCCTTCTTCCCGATAGTGGAAGAGGTCAGGGATTACAAGCGGGAATCATCTTCCGCTATTAA
- a CDS encoding choice-of-anchor Q domain-containing protein: protein MSKYIPAGFYLIPFIFFFSFLPTQLWATSFPVSSNADSGGGSLREAVSIAQSGDTINFSIVGEIVLDSQLFITKNLWILGPGADQLAITTQDSTRLFNIGKADTVSIEGLRFYNGNATGYDPPYGGAISNSGVLRVKNCLFHENIATSGGAIDNAAFGLQGVKLYVENCSFYRNLAIQPIPGFIEFGGAIYADARGSGETRVEISNSTFAENKAKISGGAIYLVNDAGGQASILIENSTIAFNEVEGRCGGLDISQAGAAELKNSLLADNIGRIDIPNIFGALRSQGNNLIDDTTNSLVLVSSPGTDLFNVDAELGPFGLNGGIFPTVSLRCTSPAIDAGDDTAAPLTDSRGQTRISTSDIGSFERNASLDLQISNLQDNGYGSLRQALDLACTGDTLRLGNVNGVIRLASTLEISQNQVIYGNPQNPVFLNGGDSLRILYINPGIEVQLKDLNFEKGNPSSFGGGAIMNKGKLRVENSAFRWNKASGAGAIANYGDLGPAEMDIINCSFAENEAEFLDGGAIDNRAFDNGATANILHCSFALNRAGNRGGALYNASGADFMLTNSIVSNNQAVEGDDVFGDFFNEGINIVQNEDSANWLNLINSVTILAVDPLLDPFEYYGGSSYSFRLQSGSPAIDAGDNSFAPQTDQRGQVRIFNGSVDLGAYEYDPATGIPHDISASLLLFPQPNKGYFTLSWKEGANQEFLYELRDLQGRIISLKRLKLDAKGEVFVDESSLSPAYYVLRLRSKDATAAIPLQILR, encoded by the coding sequence GTGAGTAAATATATTCCAGCCGGATTCTACCTGATTCCCTTCATTTTCTTTTTTTCCTTTCTACCCACTCAGTTGTGGGCAACTTCTTTCCCCGTCAGTTCGAATGCTGATTCTGGAGGGGGAAGTCTGAGAGAAGCGGTTTCTATTGCCCAAAGCGGGGACACGATAAATTTTTCCATCGTCGGAGAAATTGTTCTGGATTCTCAGCTTTTTATCACAAAAAATCTATGGATTCTGGGTCCAGGAGCTGATCAATTAGCCATAACTACCCAGGATTCCACTCGCTTATTTAATATTGGAAAGGCTGATACTGTTTCCATTGAAGGCCTTCGATTCTACAATGGAAATGCGACGGGCTATGATCCCCCTTATGGAGGAGCAATTAGCAATAGTGGAGTATTGAGGGTGAAAAACTGCCTCTTTCATGAAAATATAGCGACCTCAGGAGGAGCCATAGACAATGCAGCTTTTGGGCTGCAAGGGGTAAAACTTTATGTAGAGAACTGTAGTTTCTACCGAAACCTGGCCATACAACCCATACCGGGCTTTATTGAATTTGGAGGGGCTATTTATGCAGATGCCAGGGGAAGTGGAGAAACCCGTGTAGAAATTAGCAATAGTACCTTTGCTGAAAACAAAGCGAAGATATCTGGAGGGGCTATTTATCTGGTCAATGATGCGGGAGGGCAAGCCAGCATTCTCATCGAAAACAGCACCATAGCCTTTAATGAAGTGGAAGGTCGATGCGGAGGCCTTGATATTTCTCAGGCGGGAGCAGCGGAATTGAAAAACAGCTTGCTAGCTGATAATATCGGGAGAATCGATATTCCCAATATCTTTGGAGCGCTGCGTAGTCAAGGCAATAATCTCATAGATGATACGACCAATAGCCTGGTGCTAGTAAGTAGTCCGGGCACGGATTTATTTAATGTTGATGCAGAGCTAGGGCCCTTTGGATTAAATGGCGGAATATTTCCTACCGTAAGTCTGCGATGTACTAGCCCTGCCATAGATGCGGGCGATGATACAGCAGCACCCCTTACTGACAGTAGAGGGCAAACAAGGATTTCTACTTCTGATATCGGTTCCTTTGAAAGAAATGCAAGCCTGGATCTTCAGATCAGCAATCTTCAGGACAATGGCTATGGTTCGCTCAGGCAAGCCCTGGACTTAGCTTGTACCGGGGATACCCTTAGACTTGGCAATGTAAATGGCGTAATCAGACTGGCTTCTACCCTTGAAATCAGTCAGAATCAAGTGATTTATGGAAATCCCCAAAACCCTGTTTTTCTAAATGGTGGAGACAGTTTGCGAATTTTGTATATAAATCCCGGCATAGAAGTTCAGTTGAAAGATCTGAATTTTGAAAAAGGCAATCCCTCTAGTTTTGGAGGAGGAGCTATTATGAATAAAGGCAAGCTAAGGGTTGAAAATTCAGCTTTTCGCTGGAACAAAGCCTCAGGCGCAGGCGCCATCGCCAATTATGGAGACTTGGGGCCGGCAGAAATGGATATCATCAATTGTAGCTTTGCGGAAAATGAAGCAGAATTTCTGGATGGAGGCGCGATAGACAATCGAGCCTTCGACAATGGAGCTACAGCAAATATTCTCCATTGCAGCTTTGCGCTCAATCGAGCCGGCAACCGTGGGGGAGCCCTCTACAATGCCTCAGGAGCAGACTTCATGCTGACCAATAGTATAGTAAGCAATAATCAGGCGGTCGAAGGAGATGATGTTTTTGGAGATTTCTTTAATGAAGGAATCAATATCGTTCAGAATGAGGATAGCGCCAATTGGTTAAATCTCATCAATAGCGTTACCATCCTCGCTGTAGATCCCCTACTCGATCCATTCGAATACTATGGAGGTTCCTCTTATAGTTTCCGACTCCAAAGTGGCAGTCCTGCCATAGATGCAGGAGATAATAGCTTTGCCCCACAAACAGATCAACGAGGACAAGTCCGTATTTTCAATGGAAGCGTTGATTTGGGAGCTTATGAATACGATCCTGCTACCGGAATCCCACATGACATTTCAGCTTCGCTCTTACTCTTTCCCCAACCAAACAAAGGTTACTTTACGTTAAGCTGGAAAGAGGGAGCCAATCAGGAATTTCTGTACGAACTAAGAGACCTACAAGGAAGAATCATTTCTCTCAAAAGGCTGAAACTGGATGCAAAGGGGGAAGTATTTGTGGATGAAAGCAGCCTTAGTCCCGCTTACTATGTACTTAGACTAAGGAGTAAAGATGCTACGGCAGCTATTCCCCTGCAGATCCTACGCTAA
- a CDS encoding DUF4295 domain-containing protein, translated as MAKKVVAGYRDRSKSKGFTKVIRAVKNPETGAYTYKEDIVPSDMVKDFLKDQK; from the coding sequence ATGGCAAAGAAAGTAGTAGCTGGATACCGCGACAGATCAAAAAGTAAAGGATTCACCAAAGTAATCCGTGCGGTAAAAAATCCTGAAACCGGAGCCTATACCTACAAAGAGGATATTGTTCCCAGTGATATGGTAAAAGACTTTCTGAAAGACCAGAAATAG
- the rpmG gene encoding 50S ribosomal protein L33: MAKSKANRHQVILECTEHKDSGKPGTSRYITTKNRKNTTGRLELKKYNPILKKYTIHKEIK; encoded by the coding sequence ATGGCAAAGAGTAAAGCAAATAGACATCAAGTAATCCTGGAGTGTACAGAGCACAAAGACTCAGGAAAACCAGGGACTTCACGCTACATCACTACCAAAAACCGGAAAAATACAACCGGAAGATTGGAGTTGAAGAAGTACAATCCGATTCTGAAAAAGTACACCATCCACAAAGAGATTAAATAG
- a CDS encoding DUF6702 family protein, producing MKKILRIPYLYIIPFFLLSGFVHPFYVSVSQIGYNSESKSLEIACKIFVDDLETALEAAGAKDLYIGLENEKAGADDIIDNYLRKHIDIRINGEKVEGSFLGKEVVDDVIWSYIEYQDVAFPSEFSIDNTLLIDELEGQQNIVHVKVAGKEKSLRLFKGRSKDVLNF from the coding sequence ATGAAAAAGATTCTGCGAATCCCTTACTTATATATCATTCCCTTTTTCCTTCTGAGCGGCTTTGTTCATCCTTTTTATGTAAGTGTAAGTCAAATCGGTTATAATTCAGAAAGTAAGAGTCTTGAGATCGCTTGCAAGATTTTTGTCGATGATCTGGAAACTGCACTTGAAGCTGCCGGAGCAAAAGATTTATACATCGGCCTGGAAAATGAAAAAGCAGGAGCCGATGATATAATAGACAATTACCTGAGAAAGCATATTGACATTCGTATAAATGGAGAAAAAGTTGAAGGAAGCTTTTTAGGAAAGGAAGTAGTAGATGATGTCATTTGGTCCTATATCGAATATCAAGATGTAGCTTTCCCCAGCGAATTTTCTATTGATAACACCTTGTTGATCGATGAATTAGAAGGTCAGCAAAATATTGTTCACGTAAAGGTAGCGGGCAAAGAAAAAAGTCTTCGATTGTTTAAAGGGAGGAGCAAGGATGTACTCAACTTCTAG
- a CDS encoding ATP-dependent DNA helicase RecQ, whose protein sequence is MTSALEILNRYWGFEKFRPLQEEIIHEVLAGKDSLALLPTGGGKSICFQVPAMMQDGLTIVISPLIALMKDQVENLNKRGIAATYINSSLGYNQIDQKLQGAMDGTYKFLYLAPERIQSDMFRARLPQMPVKLLVVDEAHCISQWGYDFRPAYLKIASIREILPKVPTIALTASAPPEVKKDILEKLEMKKPSIFAQSFKRENLRYFVFEEENVAKRILSIAQRTQGTGIIYARTRKLTEALALMLQKEGITAMAYHGGMKNSERNEVQNAWLEDRVRIMVATNAFGMGIDKADVRFVVHYNLPFDLESYYQEAGRGGRDGKTALAIVFNNAPDLGEIQRWSDNKYPDWKELKSHYALLCNYFRISREGLSDQSQEFDMRELSKHTEQPALSLYNSLKVLHNEGILHLNEDSDDFSYVHFLAQPEDVIIYKKQHPSIAPVIEFMLRMLGGETYSREVRFLLDNWGRQLDLPPLDLHHLLMRLMQHRILIYTPATDKPIIRFLSPRHNLSKQELNWDKYTFLQKQNARRLKEMKTYVQQTELCRSLFIQQYFGEKDHQPCGKCDVCIGRNKTKVNDKEYQAIQQAIMDRLKAEHTSYRDLLLEVKEGSPAQREKVLRYLMDKGLVQVNEKGILSLSAG, encoded by the coding sequence ATGACAAGTGCACTTGAAATCCTGAATCGCTACTGGGGCTTTGAAAAATTCCGCCCCTTGCAAGAGGAGATAATACATGAGGTGCTTGCCGGAAAAGATAGCCTGGCATTGCTTCCTACAGGTGGCGGAAAATCTATTTGTTTTCAGGTACCAGCTATGATGCAGGACGGACTTACCATTGTGATTTCGCCCTTGATTGCGCTGATGAAGGATCAGGTTGAAAATCTGAACAAAAGAGGAATTGCAGCCACCTATATCAATAGTAGTTTGGGCTATAATCAAATAGACCAGAAACTGCAGGGGGCTATGGATGGAACCTATAAATTTCTATACCTGGCACCCGAACGCATTCAGAGTGATATGTTCCGAGCTCGTTTGCCCCAAATGCCGGTAAAACTTCTGGTAGTAGATGAAGCCCATTGTATCAGTCAATGGGGCTATGATTTTCGACCTGCCTATCTGAAAATTGCCAGCATCCGGGAGATTCTGCCAAAGGTTCCGACTATAGCGCTCACAGCTTCTGCACCTCCGGAAGTGAAAAAAGATATCCTGGAGAAGCTGGAAATGAAAAAGCCTTCCATTTTCGCCCAAAGTTTTAAAAGAGAAAACCTCCGTTATTTTGTATTTGAGGAAGAAAATGTAGCTAAAAGAATCCTAAGTATCGCTCAGCGAACTCAGGGAACAGGGATCATCTATGCCCGGACCCGAAAATTAACAGAAGCTTTGGCACTCATGCTTCAAAAAGAAGGGATTACGGCTATGGCCTATCATGGGGGGATGAAAAACTCGGAAAGAAATGAGGTGCAGAATGCCTGGCTGGAAGATAGAGTTCGTATCATGGTTGCTACCAATGCCTTTGGGATGGGGATTGACAAAGCAGATGTTCGATTTGTAGTTCATTACAATTTGCCCTTCGATTTGGAAAGTTATTATCAGGAAGCGGGTAGGGGAGGAAGAGATGGAAAGACTGCCCTGGCAATTGTTTTCAATAATGCACCGGATTTAGGGGAAATACAGCGTTGGTCTGACAATAAATATCCCGATTGGAAAGAATTGAAATCTCATTATGCACTGCTATGCAACTATTTCCGCATTTCCAGAGAGGGCTTGTCAGATCAGAGCCAGGAATTCGATATGCGAGAACTGTCAAAGCATACGGAGCAGCCTGCCCTTTCGCTTTATAATTCTCTCAAAGTGCTGCATAATGAAGGCATACTTCATTTGAATGAGGATAGCGATGATTTTTCCTATGTTCATTTTCTGGCCCAACCGGAAGATGTCATCATTTACAAAAAACAGCATCCCAGCATCGCTCCGGTAATCGAATTTATGTTGCGTATGCTTGGAGGAGAAACCTATAGCCGAGAAGTTCGATTTCTCCTGGATAATTGGGGCCGGCAACTGGATTTGCCCCCTTTAGATTTGCATCACCTGCTTATGCGTCTGATGCAGCATCGTATTTTGATCTACACGCCTGCTACAGACAAACCCATCATCCGCTTTTTGAGTCCCCGACACAATCTTTCCAAACAGGAACTCAATTGGGATAAATACACCTTTCTCCAGAAACAAAATGCTCGGCGACTGAAAGAAATGAAGACCTATGTACAGCAGACAGAATTATGCAGGAGTCTTTTTATTCAGCAGTATTTTGGGGAAAAGGATCATCAGCCTTGCGGAAAATGTGATGTCTGCATAGGTCGGAATAAAACAAAGGTCAATGATAAAGAGTATCAGGCCATTCAGCAAGCGATTATGGATCGTTTGAAGGCCGAGCATACTAGTTATCGCGACCTCTTATTGGAAGTTAAAGAGGGCTCCCCAGCTCAAAGAGAAAAAGTACTAAGGTACCTCATGGATAAAGGTCTGGTTCAGGTAAATGAGAAAGGAATCCTTTCACTTTCTGCTGGATAA
- a CDS encoding YciI family protein, whose amino-acid sequence MTEKTKATTSTEGFDQALAEKYGADEYGMKKYVMAFLKRGPNRDLDSLKAAELQAAHMANIGKMAEAGKLVLAGPFFGNDDLRGIYIFDVPSIEEAKALTESDPAIQAGSLVMELKEWYGSAAVVGINDVHPKLSKTPI is encoded by the coding sequence ATGACTGAAAAAACAAAAGCCACTACCTCTACAGAAGGCTTTGATCAGGCATTAGCAGAAAAATATGGTGCGGATGAATATGGAATGAAGAAATATGTCATGGCCTTTTTGAAAAGAGGTCCCAATCGCGACCTGGATTCTCTAAAAGCAGCCGAATTACAAGCCGCCCATATGGCTAACATTGGTAAAATGGCAGAGGCTGGTAAACTCGTACTGGCAGGACCATTTTTTGGCAATGATGATCTGCGAGGGATCTACATTTTTGATGTCCCAAGCATTGAAGAAGCAAAGGCTTTAACCGAATCTGATCCCGCTATTCAGGCTGGGAGTCTGGTTATGGAACTCAAAGAGTGGTACGGTTCTGCTGCTGTCGTTGGTATCAATGATGTACACCCCAAATTATCGAAAACACCGATATAG
- a CDS encoding M14 family metallopeptidase, producing the protein MKTIKLLLLVSICFCIRLQAQVPSPEDHYGFQMGADYKLADYSQMLEYYDKLEASSDRIKKIEIGKSVLGKPMLLLFISSKENLAKLDEYKRMNAGIARARIDQETAVQYSKESKAIIWIDGGMHASEAAHAQMTSELAWKVATEESDEMKKIRDEVIFLLMPVMNPDGLDIIVDWYRKNLGSPYETTSPPWLYHHYVGHDNNRDWFMNNMPETYHVNEVLYNEWYPQIVYNQHQTGPSWTRIFVPPFSDPVNPRIHPGITTGTNLIGSAMANRFAMKNMSGVVSQFQYSMWWNGGGRTAPYFHNMIGILTETSHRTPTPRYYPPDSVPSMIGGRRGGVLTNGTKVFYPYPWEAGESHFRQAVDYMLTGSMAVLDYAADRKEELLYNMYKMGRDAIDAVVLDEFYAYVIPTQQWDNREAVNLVNVLRQGGVEVHQAESDFMVGEKAYKKGAFIAFAGQAFRPFLEDLMEKQNYPDKREYPGGPPVPPYDLAGWTLPYQMGVTVDKIDEKFEVESKEISGRAELPNGSLTKGRRGYRISGKNNASFEAVNQILASGGSVSRVVESAGEFKAGDFICQDKNTDVRGLSESLGLDFKGFTGKIKVKSQELKKPKIGLYKSWVSNMDEGWTRWLLTEYHFDWDTLHDADMKNRDLSEFDAILIPHQSPARILNGHREGYMPEAYTGGMGLEGSLNLKKFVDAGGTLITFDAASDFAIDQLGLPLTNPVRNVSDRSFFIPGSLIRTTINTEHPLAWGMQKEVAASFNRSRAFRINVKPAKGEGGNETTVAKAPRPEVDIVARYAKDKLLMSGWANGEKRYIGNKAAMVQVAYGEGNVILFGFRPQFRGQPRATYKLLFNAIYSSVME; encoded by the coding sequence ATGAAAACTATTAAACTACTACTATTAGTCAGTATTTGTTTCTGCATTCGCCTGCAAGCTCAGGTACCTAGTCCCGAGGATCATTATGGATTTCAAATGGGGGCTGATTATAAATTGGCGGATTACAGTCAAATGCTGGAATACTACGATAAGCTTGAAGCAAGCTCAGATCGGATCAAAAAGATTGAGATTGGTAAAAGTGTTTTGGGGAAACCCATGCTGCTGCTCTTTATTTCCAGCAAGGAAAATCTGGCAAAACTGGATGAGTACAAAAGAATGAATGCCGGCATTGCTCGCGCAAGGATCGATCAGGAAACCGCTGTCCAATATTCCAAGGAAAGTAAGGCCATTATTTGGATCGATGGAGGGATGCATGCTAGTGAGGCTGCCCATGCCCAAATGACCTCAGAATTGGCCTGGAAGGTCGCTACGGAGGAGTCAGATGAAATGAAAAAAATTCGTGATGAGGTTATTTTTCTCCTTATGCCTGTGATGAATCCTGATGGCCTGGATATCATCGTGGATTGGTACAGAAAGAATCTTGGTTCTCCCTATGAAACTACCAGCCCTCCTTGGCTTTATCATCACTATGTAGGCCATGATAATAACCGGGATTGGTTCATGAATAATATGCCCGAGACCTATCATGTAAATGAGGTGCTCTACAATGAATGGTATCCCCAAATTGTCTACAATCAGCATCAGACGGGACCCAGTTGGACGCGCATATTTGTTCCTCCATTTTCTGATCCGGTAAATCCTCGGATACATCCGGGTATTACTACAGGAACTAATCTCATTGGCTCTGCTATGGCCAATCGCTTTGCCATGAAGAATATGTCCGGAGTGGTTTCTCAGTTTCAGTATAGTATGTGGTGGAATGGTGGGGGACGTACAGCACCCTATTTTCATAATATGATTGGTATCCTGACTGAAACCAGTCACAGGACTCCTACGCCTCGCTACTATCCTCCGGATTCTGTGCCTTCCATGATAGGTGGGCGTAGAGGAGGAGTACTCACCAATGGAACCAAAGTATTTTATCCCTATCCCTGGGAGGCAGGAGAATCCCATTTCAGACAAGCCGTCGATTATATGCTGACAGGCTCTATGGCGGTACTCGACTATGCAGCCGACCGCAAAGAAGAACTGCTTTACAATATGTACAAAATGGGCAGGGATGCGATAGATGCTGTAGTATTGGATGAATTTTATGCCTATGTGATTCCTACTCAGCAGTGGGACAATAGAGAAGCTGTGAATCTGGTGAATGTACTCCGTCAGGGAGGAGTAGAGGTGCATCAGGCAGAATCGGATTTTATGGTGGGAGAAAAAGCATATAAAAAAGGTGCTTTCATCGCTTTTGCTGGCCAGGCTTTTCGCCCTTTTCTTGAGGATTTGATGGAAAAACAAAATTACCCGGATAAAAGAGAATATCCCGGTGGCCCTCCTGTACCTCCTTATGATTTGGCAGGTTGGACCTTGCCATATCAGATGGGCGTGACAGTAGATAAGATTGATGAGAAATTTGAAGTGGAAAGCAAGGAAATCAGCGGACGTGCTGAATTGCCCAATGGTTCTCTTACAAAAGGAAGAAGAGGATATAGAATCAGTGGAAAAAATAATGCATCCTTCGAGGCAGTCAATCAAATTCTGGCTTCAGGCGGGAGTGTTTCTCGGGTAGTGGAAAGTGCTGGAGAGTTTAAAGCAGGAGATTTCATTTGCCAGGATAAGAATACGGATGTACGAGGATTGTCAGAATCCTTAGGCCTGGATTTTAAGGGCTTCACCGGAAAAATCAAGGTCAAAAGCCAGGAACTGAAAAAACCCAAAATTGGTCTGTATAAATCCTGGGTATCCAATATGGATGAAGGCTGGACACGCTGGCTTTTGACAGAATATCACTTTGATTGGGATACCCTGCATGATGCAGACATGAAGAATCGTGATCTTAGTGAATTTGATGCCATCCTTATTCCTCACCAAAGTCCTGCTAGAATTCTAAATGGACATCGTGAAGGCTATATGCCTGAAGCATACACAGGAGGAATGGGACTGGAAGGTTCACTCAATCTAAAGAAATTTGTAGATGCCGGTGGAACCCTGATTACCTTTGATGCTGCCAGTGATTTTGCCATCGATCAATTGGGACTTCCGCTGACAAATCCCGTTCGAAATGTGTCGGATCGTTCCTTCTTCATTCCTGGTTCTCTGATTCGAACCACTATCAATACAGAGCATCCTCTGGCCTGGGGGATGCAGAAAGAAGTAGCAGCTTCTTTCAATCGCTCCCGTGCCTTCCGTATCAATGTGAAGCCCGCTAAAGGCGAAGGAGGGAATGAAACCACCGTAGCCAAAGCTCCACGACCTGAGGTCGATATCGTAGCTCGATACGCCAAGGATAAACTCCTTATGAGTGGATGGGCCAATGGAGAGAAAAGATATATCGGCAATAAAGCCGCCATGGTTCAAGTCGCTTATGGTGAGGGTAATGTTATCCTATTTGGTTTCCGTCCTCAGTTCCGCGGACAGCCAAGAGCAACGTATAAATTGCTGTTTAATGCGATTTATTCCTCTGTGATGGAATAG
- a CDS encoding alpha/beta fold hydrolase encodes MKGLVGVLVFILFLYLAICAIMYVFQERLLFFPEKLAKNYDFHGTYYSDFEELFIPVEEGISINGLLFKSPEDKGLVFFLHGNAGALNSWGTGADLYLDQGYDVFYLDYRGYGKSEGEIKSEKQFVEDAQKAYDLMKERYAEDQIILSGTSIGSGIATQLAARNHPKYLVLTSPYQGLQELIQEKYPFIPSFLIKYKLQSHSYLSQINCPISIFHGKQDKLIPSRHGEKLAALDKKVELHIIDGYGHNDLLISPEYQREMQGILN; translated from the coding sequence ATGAAAGGCCTTGTGGGTGTATTAGTATTTATTCTCTTTCTCTATCTGGCAATATGTGCAATTATGTATGTATTCCAGGAGCGCTTGCTTTTCTTTCCGGAAAAACTGGCCAAGAACTATGATTTCCATGGGACCTATTATTCAGATTTTGAGGAGCTTTTTATTCCGGTAGAAGAAGGAATAAGCATCAATGGACTCTTATTCAAAAGTCCAGAAGATAAAGGCCTGGTTTTTTTCCTTCATGGAAATGCAGGTGCACTTAATAGTTGGGGAACAGGAGCTGATTTATATTTGGATCAGGGCTATGATGTCTTTTACCTGGATTACAGAGGCTATGGAAAAAGTGAAGGAGAAATCAAGAGTGAGAAGCAATTTGTGGAGGATGCCCAGAAAGCCTATGATCTGATGAAAGAGCGCTATGCCGAAGATCAAATCATCCTTTCAGGTACTTCTATCGGATCCGGCATAGCAACCCAATTGGCTGCTCGCAATCATCCTAAGTATCTTGTGCTTACCTCTCCCTATCAGGGTTTGCAGGAACTGATTCAGGAAAAATATCCCTTTATCCCCTCTTTCCTCATCAAATACAAACTTCAAAGCCATAGCTATCTCTCTCAAATCAATTGCCCCATTTCCATTTTTCATGGAAAGCAAGACAAATTGATTCCTTCCAGGCATGGGGAAAAGCTGGCAGCCCTTGATAAAAAAGTTGAGCTGCATATCATCGATGGCTACGGCCACAACGATCTTCTGATCAGTCCCGAATATCAGCGTGAGATGCAAGGTATTTTAAACTAA